A DNA window from Arachis hypogaea cultivar Tifrunner chromosome 18, arahy.Tifrunner.gnm2.J5K5, whole genome shotgun sequence contains the following coding sequences:
- the LOC112772395 gene encoding pentatricopeptide repeat-containing protein At2g20710, mitochondrial-like, with amino-acid sequence MMLFRSSFKLFNSSRVSAYQLYSTESLLSSSSSSSSSSSSSSSFSELRHQIIGGNGDPRIPVTPILNQWLQHGGSLTHNQIQYLIATLSYSRRYTHALQISEWMSESSKYNLTPGDVAKHLNLISKVRGLEQTESFYRGIPDALIGFKVNAALLKCYAEHKSLEKAEAIMKKIKKVRPVNSPACYNMMLKLYAQLGKYDKLDSLMQEMMEKDIRNGAMFTIRLNAYVAAADIEGMEKLLMRMEVDPLATVDWYIYTTAANGYLKGGNVEKALSALNKSERLAVGRSKWLAFASIQTIYAAIGNKDEVYRIWDKCKASNGFWNKDYLCMLSSLVKLGDIVGAEKISEEWESNYKVFDTRIPHLMIHTYCKLGMLDKAEAYIKRLLDSGKQLHASTWDNLAEHYCLDNNMEKAVQAMKTALSAERSRRRPKPFVLAAFLEYLKEKGDLESVLQILKFYL; translated from the exons ATGATGTTGTTTCGATCAAGTTTCAAACTTTTCAATAGCTCCCGTGTTTCTGCCTATCAATTATACTCAACAGAatcacttctttcttcttcttcttcttcttcttcttcttcttcttcttcttcttctttctcagaacTCCGACATCAAATAATTGGGGGTAATGGGGACCCCAGAATCCCTGTGACCCCCATTCTCAACCAATGGCTTCAACATGGCGGATCCCTCACTCACAATCAAATCCAATATCTCATCGCAACCCTCTCTTATTCGCGTCGCTACACGCACGCCCTTCAG ATATCAGAATGGATGAGTGAGTCAAGTAAATATAACTTGACCCCAGGAGACGTTGCTAAACATCTCAACTTGATATCGAAAGTTCGTGGCCTTGAACAAACCGAGAGCTTCTACAGAGGCATTCCTGATGCCCTAATTGGATTCAAGGTAAATGCTGCCCTCTTGAAATGCTATGCAGAGCATAAATCTTTGGAGAAAGCGGAGGCTATCATGAAGAAAATTAAGAAGGTTCGTCCCGTGAACTCCCCCGCGTGTTACAATATGATGTTGAAACTCTATGCGCAGTTAGGCAAATATGACAAATTAGATAGTCTAATGCAAGAAATGATGGAGAAGGACATACGCAATGGTGCTATGTTTACTATTCGGTTGAATGCGTATGTGGCTGCTGCAGACATAGAAGGGATGGAGAAGTTACTAATGAGGATGGAAGTTGATCCTCTTGCAACTGTTGATTGGTATATTTACACGACTGCAGCAAATGGTTATCTGAAAGGTGGCAATGTCGAGAAGGCCTTGTCAGCACTGAACAAATCAGAGCGGTTAGCTGTAGGCAGGAGCAAGTGGCTTGCCTTTGCATCTATTCAAACTATATATGCTGCTATTGGTAATAAGGATGAGGTTTATCGAATTTGGGACAAGTGCAAAGCCTCGAATGGATTTTGGAATAAAGATTACCTCTGTATGTTAAGCTCTTTGGTGAAGCTAGGTGACATTGTTGGAGCTGAGAAGATCTCCGAAGAATGGGAATCCAATTACAAAGTATTCGACACCAGAATTCCACATCTTATGATCCATACTTATTGTAAATTGGGTATGTTGGATAAGGCTGAGGCTTATATCAAGAGGCTTTTGGATAGCGGCAAGCAATTGCATGCGTCTACATGGGATAATTTGGCAGAACACTACTGCTTGGATAATAATATGGAGAAAGCAGTTCAAGCAATGAAGACTGCGCTCTCTGCAGAAAGATCTAGACGGAGGCCTAAACCCTTTGTTTTGGCTGCATTTTTAGAGTACCTGAAGGAAAAAGGAGATTTGGAATCAGTGCTTCAGATCCTCAAGTTCTATCTATAG